From the Pseudarthrobacter sp. MM222 genome, one window contains:
- a CDS encoding isochorismatase family protein, which translates to MSRALIIVDVQNDFCEGGPLAVEGGADLAAEISEYVDAHHGQFDHIVATQDWHIDPGPHFSEDPDFVDSWPRHCVAGTRGAELHPDLDTEYIQAYFRKGQYTAAYSGFEGLLAPDDAVPTGDRKPGAMPLAGSADPATGGETAGDDEAGSAGGADALAGSAFADGEDAIGLDDWLQSHDVEDVVVVGIATDHCVKATALDGVQAGYSVTVLRGLTVGIAEDLDDAVAEMELGGVDVA; encoded by the coding sequence ATGTCCCGCGCCCTGATCATCGTTGACGTGCAGAACGATTTCTGCGAAGGGGGTCCGCTGGCCGTCGAAGGCGGCGCGGACCTGGCCGCCGAGATCAGCGAGTACGTCGACGCCCACCACGGCCAGTTCGACCATATTGTTGCCACCCAGGACTGGCATATCGATCCCGGCCCGCACTTCTCGGAGGACCCGGACTTCGTGGACAGCTGGCCGCGCCACTGCGTGGCCGGAACGCGGGGGGCAGAGCTGCATCCGGATCTCGACACGGAATACATCCAGGCCTACTTCCGCAAGGGCCAGTACACGGCCGCCTACTCCGGTTTCGAGGGGCTTCTGGCGCCCGACGACGCCGTCCCCACCGGTGACCGCAAGCCCGGCGCCATGCCGTTGGCCGGCAGCGCGGACCCCGCCACAGGCGGGGAGACTGCCGGAGACGACGAGGCCGGCAGCGCCGGAGGCGCCGACGCGTTAGCCGGCAGTGCTTTCGCCGACGGCGAGGACGCAATCGGACTCGACGACTGGCTGCAGAGCCACGACGTCGAGGATGTCGTGGTGGTGGGGATCGCCACCGACCACTGCGTGAAGGCCACCGCCCTGGACGGCGTCCAGGCCGGCTACTCGGTGACTGTCCTGCGCGGCCTGACCGTGGGCATCGCGGAGGACCTTGACGATGCCGTCGCCGAGATGGAACTCGGCGGCGTCGACGTCGCCTGA